In Geobacillus kaustophilus, a genomic segment contains:
- a CDS encoding PAS domain-containing sensor histidine kinase, whose translation MAQSLSPREEQNASPDVRLLEEENRRLKERLNSYSIIFERSLDAIVILNKNGEFVDVNEAACKLFEMDKFSLIGHSFSSFLELVPPDILLFQRSMLQKFGSFSDELLIKLPDGKVKHVEFSMKKDVFDEFDLVMMRDISAHKALERERIIHEFLFRDVFNRAVDGIVIFDEFGRFIDVNPAFSMSLNLEKGKLLNLSFQQFVARECANEFARLLAEVKEKGTAKGELSLVRPDGTVKMFELTATSNVYSGFYMAIMRDVTERKNMEIKLQKSEERFRAIFEQAHEAILIWDDFGCILNANPAASRTFELPLNLLVRRNLFDFVDYGDEKVKRIFSEFRRKGEIRDELTFHMPNGEDKQLEFTMKKGAIDGYHLTIFRNVSERRKIERELRESEQKFRSIFDHAMDGILLWDAQHRIIDANPVVCGIFSAEKEELLGRKVVELVPERARRQLNKLLQQCQRTGEASGEVEFFDEGKGRIIEFSLKKEVIPGVGMMMLRDVTERKEMELQLRKSDTLNVVGELAAGIAHEIRNPMTALKGFIQLLQGSIDGDYSMYFNVIMSELKRIESIITEFLVLAKPQAVQYRQNDICKIMQDTIDLISAQAMMHNVQIIADFEDGLPPVYCEPNQLKQVFINILKNAIEVMPKGGDITVRITRAGCYVRISITDQGCGIPKDKIKKLGEPFYTTKERGTGLGLMVSYKIIEEHQGKIEVESEVGVGTTFHITLPIERMEREDDDDD comes from the coding sequence ATGGCCCAAAGCCTTTCTCCTCGAGAAGAACAAAATGCGTCGCCGGATGTGCGGCTGCTTGAAGAGGAAAATCGCCGGCTAAAAGAGCGATTGAACAGCTACTCGATCATTTTCGAGCGGTCGCTCGATGCGATCGTCATTTTAAATAAAAACGGCGAATTTGTCGATGTGAACGAAGCGGCGTGCAAGCTGTTTGAGATGGATAAGTTTTCGTTGATCGGCCATTCGTTTTCTTCATTCCTCGAACTCGTGCCGCCCGATATTTTGCTGTTTCAACGCTCGATGTTGCAAAAGTTCGGTTCGTTCAGCGATGAACTGCTCATCAAACTGCCGGACGGCAAAGTGAAGCATGTGGAATTTTCGATGAAAAAGGATGTGTTCGACGAATTTGACCTTGTCATGATGCGCGACATCTCAGCCCATAAGGCGCTTGAGCGCGAACGCATCATTCATGAGTTTTTGTTTCGCGACGTATTCAACCGCGCCGTTGACGGCATCGTCATTTTCGATGAATTCGGGCGGTTTATCGATGTCAATCCGGCGTTTTCGATGAGCTTGAACTTGGAAAAAGGAAAACTGCTCAATTTGTCGTTTCAGCAGTTCGTTGCCCGCGAATGCGCCAATGAGTTCGCTCGGTTGCTCGCGGAAGTGAAAGAAAAGGGAACGGCCAAAGGCGAGTTGTCGCTTGTCCGCCCGGACGGAACGGTGAAAATGTTTGAGCTGACGGCGACTTCCAACGTCTACAGCGGGTTTTACATGGCCATTATGCGCGATGTGACGGAACGAAAAAATATGGAAATCAAGTTGCAAAAAAGCGAAGAACGGTTCCGGGCTATTTTCGAACAAGCGCATGAAGCGATCCTCATTTGGGACGATTTTGGCTGCATATTGAACGCCAATCCGGCGGCGAGCCGGACGTTTGAGCTGCCCTTGAATTTGCTTGTGCGCCGCAATTTGTTTGATTTTGTCGACTATGGGGACGAAAAGGTGAAACGCATTTTCAGCGAGTTCCGCCGCAAAGGGGAAATCCGTGACGAGCTGACGTTTCATATGCCGAACGGTGAAGATAAGCAGCTCGAGTTCACAATGAAAAAAGGAGCGATCGACGGGTACCACTTGACGATTTTCCGCAATGTGAGCGAGCGGCGGAAAATTGAGCGCGAGCTGCGCGAAAGCGAGCAAAAGTTCCGGAGCATTTTCGATCATGCGATGGATGGCATTTTGCTTTGGGATGCGCAGCATCGGATCATCGACGCCAATCCGGTTGTCTGCGGCATTTTTTCCGCCGAAAAGGAGGAGCTGCTTGGCCGGAAGGTGGTCGAGCTCGTTCCGGAGCGGGCGCGCCGCCAGCTCAATAAGCTGCTTCAACAATGCCAACGCACCGGCGAAGCGAGCGGCGAGGTCGAATTTTTCGACGAGGGAAAAGGGAGAATTATTGAGTTTTCGCTGAAAAAGGAAGTGATTCCGGGCGTCGGGATGATGATGCTGCGCGATGTGACCGAGCGCAAGGAGATGGAGCTGCAGCTGCGCAAGTCGGATACACTCAACGTCGTTGGGGAATTGGCCGCGGGCATTGCCCATGAAATCCGCAATCCGATGACGGCGCTAAAGGGCTTCATTCAGCTGTTGCAAGGAAGCATTGACGGCGACTATTCGATGTATTTTAATGTCATTATGTCGGAATTGAAACGAATTGAGTCGATCATCACCGAGTTTCTCGTCTTGGCGAAGCCCCAGGCAGTGCAATACAGGCAAAACGACATTTGCAAAATTATGCAAGATACGATCGATTTGATCAGCGCCCAAGCGATGATGCACAACGTGCAAATCATCGCGGATTTCGAAGACGGGCTGCCGCCGGTGTATTGCGAGCCGAATCAGTTGAAGCAAGTGTTCATCAATATTTTGAAAAACGCCATCGAAGTGATGCCAAAAGGCGGGGACATTACGGTGCGCATCACCCGCGCCGGGTGCTATGTGCGCATCTCCATCACTGACCAAGGATGCGGCATTCCAAAAGATAAAATCAAAAAGCTTGGCGAGCCGTTTTATACGACGAAAGAACGCGGCACCGGCCTCGGCTTGATGGTCAGCTATAAAATCATAGAAGAGCACCAAGGGAAAATTGAAGTGGAAAGCGAAGTCGGCGTCGGCACGACGTTCCATATCACGCTGCCGATCGAACGAATGGAAAGAGAGGACGACGATGACGATTGA
- a CDS encoding pyridoxal phosphate-dependent aminotransferase, which produces MTMEFPFSELLEQLPKQFFASLVAKVGEKIKAGCDVINLGQGNPDQPTPVHIVEAMQRASANPKYHKYSPFQGYSFLKEAISAFYAREYGVKIDPDREVAILFGGKAGLVELPLCLVNPGDVVLVPDPGYPDYWSGIALARARMEMMPLAAENGFLPDYEAIPAAAADRAKLMFLNYPNNPTGATATKEFFAETVAFAAKYGIAVVHDFAYGAIGFDGRKPVSFLEADGAKDVGVEIYTFSKTYNMAGWRVAFAVGNERIIRALELLQDHLYVSLFGAVQEAAAAALLGPQDCVTELVALYEARRNAFIAALCEIGWEAPAPSGSFFAWLPVPKGISSAEFADMLLERAHVAVAPGIGFGERGEGYVRVGLLTDEERLREAAERIGRLGLFEKNF; this is translated from the coding sequence ATGACAATGGAATTTCCTTTTTCCGAGCTGCTTGAGCAGCTGCCAAAGCAATTTTTCGCCTCGCTTGTCGCGAAAGTTGGGGAGAAAATCAAGGCCGGATGCGACGTGATCAATTTAGGACAAGGCAACCCGGATCAGCCGACGCCGGTGCACATTGTTGAAGCGATGCAGCGGGCGTCGGCCAATCCGAAATACCATAAATATTCGCCGTTTCAAGGCTATTCGTTTTTGAAAGAAGCCATCTCCGCGTTTTACGCACGTGAATATGGAGTGAAGATCGATCCAGACCGCGAAGTGGCCATCTTGTTCGGCGGCAAAGCCGGGCTTGTCGAATTGCCGCTTTGCCTCGTCAATCCGGGAGATGTCGTGCTCGTCCCGGATCCCGGCTACCCCGACTACTGGTCGGGGATCGCCCTTGCCCGCGCGCGGATGGAAATGATGCCGCTTGCCGCGGAAAACGGTTTTTTGCCGGACTATGAAGCCATTCCGGCGGCAGCGGCCGACCGGGCGAAGTTGATGTTTTTAAATTACCCGAACAACCCGACCGGCGCGACGGCGACAAAGGAATTTTTCGCGGAGACGGTGGCGTTTGCCGCCAAGTACGGCATTGCCGTCGTGCACGATTTCGCTTACGGGGCGATCGGGTTTGACGGCCGAAAACCGGTCAGCTTCTTGGAAGCCGATGGGGCGAAAGACGTCGGCGTTGAGATTTACACCTTTTCGAAAACATACAATATGGCCGGCTGGCGCGTCGCGTTTGCCGTCGGCAACGAGCGGATCATTCGGGCGCTTGAGCTGCTTCAGGATCATTTGTATGTCAGCTTGTTCGGCGCCGTCCAGGAGGCGGCCGCCGCGGCGCTCCTTGGTCCACAAGATTGCGTAACGGAGCTGGTCGCCTTGTATGAAGCGCGCCGCAATGCGTTCATCGCCGCGCTCTGCGAGATCGGCTGGGAAGCGCCGGCGCCGTCCGGGTCGTTTTTCGCCTGGCTTCCGGTGCCAAAAGGCATATCATCCGCCGAGTTTGCTGACATGCTGCTTGAGCGGGCGCACGTCGCCGTCGCCCCAGGAATCGGGTTCGGTGAGCGCGGCGAAGGGTATGTGCGCGTCGGCCTGTTGACCGATGAAGAGCGGCTTCGCGAAGCGGCCGAGCGGATCGGCCGCCTTGGATTGTTTGAAAAAAATTTTTGA
- a CDS encoding ABC transporter permease produces MSQPAVSTTPSKKTAPSILELLYKHGTLLAILAVIAYFGVTQDRFFTYENFSDILRSISIVTLVAIGITFSLIVDGFDLSVGSTVSLATIASAAALVLYRQEIFVTLLVPLLLGIAVGLLNSLLIVKFKLPDLLATLATMYAINGVQLTYTKGFSIYNDMPLPDGGTAPGKFIPSFLFIGQGELFGVPFSVLLMLFVVIAAHLFLTYTKPGRLFYLTGENREAARLSGIPVNRYRTYAYVISGFFAALGGIVLASRIGTGQVSAGASLLMDSVAAAYIGFSVFGAGKPNVIGTLFGSILMGVLLNGLTMMNVPYYAQDIIKGAILVGALALSHWQKK; encoded by the coding sequence ATGAGCCAGCCAGCCGTTTCCACAACGCCGTCGAAAAAAACGGCGCCGTCCATTCTTGAATTGTTGTATAAACACGGCACCTTGCTGGCCATTCTTGCCGTTATCGCCTACTTCGGCGTCACGCAAGACCGGTTTTTTACGTATGAAAACTTCAGTGACATTTTGCGTTCCATTTCGATCGTCACCTTGGTGGCCATTGGCATTACGTTTTCGCTCATCGTCGACGGCTTCGATTTGTCCGTCGGTTCGACGGTGAGCCTCGCGACGATCGCGAGCGCCGCGGCGCTCGTCCTGTACCGCCAAGAAATTTTCGTCACCTTGCTCGTGCCGCTGTTGCTCGGCATTGCTGTTGGGCTTTTGAACTCGTTGTTGATCGTCAAATTCAAACTGCCGGATTTGCTCGCGACGTTGGCGACGATGTACGCCATTAACGGCGTGCAGCTCACCTATACGAAAGGATTTTCGATCTACAACGACATGCCGTTGCCTGATGGCGGCACGGCGCCGGGCAAATTCATTCCTTCCTTTTTATTTATCGGTCAGGGAGAGCTGTTCGGCGTGCCGTTTTCTGTCTTGCTTATGCTGTTTGTCGTCATTGCCGCTCATCTGTTTTTAACGTACACGAAACCCGGTCGCCTCTTTTATTTAACGGGGGAAAACCGCGAGGCGGCAAGGCTCTCAGGCATCCCAGTCAATCGCTATCGAACGTATGCATACGTCATCAGCGGCTTTTTCGCCGCCTTAGGCGGCATCGTCCTTGCCTCGCGCATCGGCACCGGGCAAGTGTCAGCCGGCGCCTCGCTTTTAATGGACAGCGTCGCCGCCGCCTACATCGGCTTTTCCGTTTTTGGCGCCGGCAAGCCGAACGTCATCGGCACATTGTTCGGCTCGATTTTAATGGGCGTGTTGTTGAACGGTTTGACGATGATGAACGTTCCGTATTACGCCCAAGACATTATAAAAGGCGCCATTTTAGTCGGCGCCCTCGCCTTGTCGCATTGGCAAAAAAAATAA
- a CDS encoding carbon-nitrogen family hydrolase, which translates to MTIRIACLQLDIAFGDPNENERRAESAIESAVKDGANIIVLPELWTTGYDLTRLDEIADEGAERAKAFASRLAQTHGVHFIAGSVAKKTAAGVTNTMIVADRSGQIVGEYSKLHLFQLMDEHLYLQPGSSLGLFSLDRLSCAGVICYDIRFPEWIRAHALAGAEVLFVVAEWPLPRLHHWRTLLMARAIENQCYVVACNRAGRDPNNVFAGHSLVIDPWGEVIAEADEKPGILSADIAPALVADVRARIPVFADRRPHDYEAAKKFFKMY; encoded by the coding sequence ATGACGATCCGCATCGCCTGCCTCCAGCTTGACATCGCATTTGGCGACCCGAACGAAAACGAACGGCGCGCAGAAAGCGCCATTGAATCGGCCGTCAAGGATGGCGCGAATATCATCGTGCTGCCGGAATTATGGACGACCGGCTACGATTTGACGCGCCTAGATGAGATTGCCGACGAAGGCGCCGAACGGGCGAAAGCGTTCGCCTCCCGCTTAGCGCAAACGCACGGTGTTCATTTCATCGCCGGTTCCGTCGCCAAAAAAACGGCCGCCGGTGTGACAAACACGATGATTGTCGCCGACCGCAGCGGCCAAATCGTCGGCGAATATAGCAAACTCCATCTATTCCAATTAATGGATGAACATTTGTATTTGCAGCCGGGAAGCAGCTTAGGCTTGTTTTCACTCGACAGGCTTTCATGCGCCGGGGTCATTTGCTACGACATCCGCTTTCCGGAGTGGATTCGCGCCCATGCGTTGGCTGGGGCGGAAGTGCTGTTTGTCGTCGCCGAATGGCCGCTTCCCCGCCTGCACCATTGGCGGACGCTGTTGATGGCGCGGGCGATCGAAAACCAATGCTACGTCGTCGCCTGCAACCGGGCGGGCCGCGACCCGAACAACGTGTTCGCCGGCCATTCGCTCGTCATCGATCCATGGGGCGAAGTGATCGCCGAGGCGGACGAGAAGCCAGGCATTCTCTCGGCCGACATTGCCCCCGCACTCGTTGCGGACGTCCGTGCGCGCATCCCCGTGTTTGCCGACCGCCGGCCGCATGACTACGAGGCGGCAAAAAAATTTTTCAAAATGTATTGA
- the mtnA gene encoding S-methyl-5-thioribose-1-phosphate isomerase translates to MSTFAIPRSVEWRETHVTILNQQKLPTVTEYIDLHTLEDVYDAIATLKVRGAPAIGITAAYGLALAALSYDTKSLDEFRRRLKRDRDYLAGARPTAVNLFWALDRLVAAVENAASINEAKTTLIHEAIHIQVEDENVCRRIGEHALSLFQPDDRVMTICNAGSIATARYGTALAPFYLAKEKGIELSVYALETRPVLQGARLTAWELMQAGVDVTLITDNMAAQTIKEKKISAVIVGADRIAQNGDTANKIGTFGLALLAKSFGIPFYVAAPLSTIDLATKTGADIPIEERHPDEVTYIAGVRIAPEGVNVYNPAFDVTPNELITAIITEKGIIRGNYHATLPSLFTKEEQHETI, encoded by the coding sequence ATGAGCACCTTTGCCATCCCGCGCTCCGTTGAATGGCGCGAGACGCATGTGACGATTTTAAACCAACAAAAACTTCCAACGGTCACGGAATATATCGACTTGCACACTCTGGAAGACGTCTATGACGCGATCGCCACGCTGAAAGTGCGCGGGGCGCCGGCGATTGGCATCACTGCCGCCTATGGCCTGGCGCTCGCCGCTTTAAGCTATGACACCAAATCGCTCGATGAATTCCGTCGCCGCTTGAAACGGGACCGCGACTACCTGGCCGGCGCCCGCCCGACCGCCGTCAATTTGTTTTGGGCACTTGACCGGCTCGTCGCTGCTGTCGAAAACGCCGCCTCCATCAACGAGGCGAAAACGACACTCATCCATGAAGCGATCCACATTCAAGTCGAAGATGAGAATGTGTGCCGCCGCATCGGTGAACACGCTTTGTCGCTCTTTCAACCAGACGACCGGGTGATGACGATTTGCAACGCCGGCTCGATCGCCACCGCCCGCTACGGGACGGCGCTCGCTCCGTTTTATTTGGCGAAAGAAAAAGGGATCGAGCTGTCCGTCTACGCCCTTGAGACGCGGCCGGTGCTGCAAGGGGCGCGCCTGACTGCTTGGGAATTGATGCAAGCGGGTGTTGATGTGACGCTTATTACCGACAACATGGCGGCGCAAACGATCAAAGAAAAAAAGATCAGCGCCGTGATCGTCGGCGCCGACCGGATCGCGCAAAACGGCGATACGGCGAACAAAATCGGCACATTCGGCCTCGCCTTGCTCGCCAAGTCGTTTGGCATTCCGTTTTACGTCGCTGCGCCGCTGTCGACGATCGATTTGGCGACGAAAACAGGTGCGGACATCCCGATCGAAGAGCGCCATCCGGATGAAGTGACCTACATCGCCGGCGTGCGCATCGCCCCGGAAGGCGTCAACGTATACAATCCGGCGTTTGACGTAACGCCAAACGAACTCATTACCGCCATCATTACCGAAAAAGGCATCATTCGCGGCAATTACCACGCAACGCTGCCATCATTATTCACAAAGGAGGAGCAACATGAAACGATTTAA
- a CDS encoding sugar ABC transporter ATP-binding protein: MNRLSMQGIEKSFGAVRVLDGVDFDVRPGEVHALLGMNGAGKSTLMNILAGAIPTDAGTITIDGTIYTFSSPREAKQAGIGLVVQEVDTALFPGLPIYENVAADEFVHVKQRPIRSLRQEKERAAALLRRVGLSLPPTKLVRDCSLHEKQLIVLAKVLSSNARYIILDEPTAALSEAETRRLFAIIDELKQQGVGFIYISHKLKEVQEIADRLTILRDGRVVYHGDARRLPLEDIVLHMTGTRRAVTMKQRRTYGSDIAFAARGILIDKTGTTVDLYAHRGEIVGIAGLVGAGKTELAESLIAHRNTSGEWEIDGRRYVFSSPYEAIAAGVCLIPEERRKQGLFLPESVKTNVTVRLLSRLSRWQWISGTKETAESDGLIRSLGIHPPSSATAVRHLSGGNQQKVVIGKWLNTNARVFLFDEPTKGIDVHAKQEVFSIIRSLADEGKTVLYFSSEFQELLDICDTIYVMVDGRLLARLPAAELTYEQLVYYCSGGEIHEPASRFHNAVEKNGAVHS; this comes from the coding sequence ATGAACAGGTTGTCAATGCAGGGCATTGAAAAATCGTTTGGCGCCGTGCGCGTGCTTGACGGCGTGGACTTCGACGTTCGTCCTGGCGAAGTCCACGCCCTTTTAGGCATGAACGGCGCCGGCAAAAGCACGCTCATGAACATTTTAGCCGGCGCCATTCCGACCGATGCTGGTACGATCACAATCGACGGTACAATATACACGTTTTCATCGCCACGCGAAGCAAAACAAGCCGGCATCGGCCTCGTCGTTCAAGAAGTCGACACAGCGCTGTTTCCCGGTTTGCCGATTTACGAAAATGTAGCAGCGGACGAGTTCGTCCATGTGAAGCAACGGCCGATTCGCTCGCTGCGTCAAGAAAAAGAGCGGGCCGCCGCCCTGCTTCGCCGCGTCGGCCTGTCGTTGCCGCCGACGAAATTGGTTCGCGACTGCTCGCTCCATGAAAAGCAGCTGATTGTGCTCGCCAAAGTGCTGTCATCCAACGCGCGCTATATCATCCTAGACGAACCGACGGCCGCCTTAAGCGAGGCGGAAACAAGGCGTCTGTTTGCCATCATCGATGAACTGAAGCAGCAAGGCGTCGGCTTTATTTACATCTCTCATAAACTGAAAGAAGTTCAAGAGATCGCTGACCGGCTGACGATTTTGCGCGACGGCCGCGTCGTCTATCACGGAGATGCCCGCCGCTTGCCTCTTGAAGACATCGTCTTGCATATGACCGGAACAAGACGGGCTGTCACGATGAAACAAAGGCGCACATACGGAAGCGACATCGCGTTTGCCGCCCGCGGAATTTTGATCGACAAAACCGGGACAACGGTCGACCTATACGCCCACCGCGGCGAAATCGTCGGCATCGCGGGTTTGGTCGGCGCCGGCAAGACAGAGCTCGCTGAGAGCTTGATCGCCCATCGAAACACATCTGGCGAGTGGGAAATTGATGGCAGACGTTACGTGTTCTCATCGCCTTATGAAGCCATCGCCGCCGGCGTTTGCCTCATCCCGGAAGAACGGCGCAAACAAGGGCTGTTTTTGCCCGAGTCGGTGAAAACGAACGTAACCGTCCGTCTTCTTTCCCGTCTGTCGCGCTGGCAATGGATCAGCGGAACAAAAGAAACGGCTGAATCCGATGGGCTTATTCGCTCACTCGGCATTCATCCGCCGTCAAGCGCCACGGCCGTCCGCCACTTAAGCGGCGGCAACCAGCAAAAAGTCGTCATCGGCAAATGGCTGAACACAAACGCACGCGTCTTTTTGTTTGACGAACCGACGAAAGGGATCGATGTCCACGCGAAGCAAGAGGTGTTTTCCATCATTCGCTCCCTTGCCGATGAAGGAAAAACGGTGCTGTACTTTTCCAGCGAATTTCAAGAGCTGCTTGACATTTGCGACACCATCTACGTGATGGTCGACGGCCGGCTGCTCGCCCGCCTGCCGGCCGCTGAACTGACGTATGAACAGCTTGTTTACTATTGCAGCGGAGGTGAGATCCATGAGCCAGCCAGCCGTTTCCACAACGCCGTCGAAAAAAACGGCGCCGTCCATTCTTGA
- the mtnK gene encoding S-methyl-5-thioribose kinase, translating to MTTVQTSVYEPLTEPKAVALAVRLGLFRDGAPLACREIGDGNLNLVFHIVDQETKQGVIIKQALPYAKVVGESWPLTLKRAVIESNALRTFASYVPQYVPKVYYSDESLAITVMEDLSRLQIARKGLIEGKTYPLLSQHIGEFVAKTAFYTSDFGMNQQEKKKLAQSFVNPELCKITEDLVFTDPFFDHDTNNFEDKLRPDVESLWRDDRLHLEAAKLKRKFLTEADVLLHGDLHTGSIFASDDETKVIDPEFAFYGPIGFDLGQFFANLLLNALSRPESERRPLFDHIDLTWDVFASIFSQLWRTESVETYAATPGLLEDVLRHAFVDAVGFAGCEVIRRTIGLAHVADLDGIEQKEARLAAKRHALRLGRRLIVERAELTGTDGFRRLFAETER from the coding sequence ATGACCACTGTTCAAACATCGGTTTACGAACCGCTGACCGAACCGAAGGCGGTGGCGCTCGCCGTCCGACTCGGCTTATTCCGCGACGGGGCGCCGCTTGCATGCCGCGAGATCGGCGACGGCAACTTGAACTTAGTGTTTCATATCGTCGACCAAGAAACAAAGCAAGGCGTAATCATTAAGCAAGCGCTGCCGTACGCGAAAGTCGTCGGCGAAAGCTGGCCGCTTACGTTAAAGCGCGCCGTCATCGAAAGCAACGCGCTGCGCACGTTTGCGAGCTACGTGCCGCAATACGTGCCGAAAGTCTACTATTCTGACGAATCGCTCGCCATTACGGTGATGGAAGACTTATCCCGTTTGCAAATCGCTCGCAAAGGGCTGATCGAAGGGAAAACGTATCCGCTTTTGTCCCAGCATATCGGCGAGTTTGTCGCCAAAACGGCGTTTTATACGTCTGACTTCGGCATGAACCAGCAAGAGAAAAAGAAATTGGCGCAAAGCTTCGTCAATCCGGAACTGTGCAAAATTACCGAAGACCTCGTCTTCACCGACCCGTTTTTTGACCATGACACGAACAACTTTGAAGACAAATTGCGCCCAGACGTTGAATCGCTTTGGCGCGATGACCGCCTCCACCTGGAAGCAGCAAAGCTGAAGCGCAAGTTTTTAACGGAAGCCGATGTGCTTTTGCATGGCGATTTGCATACCGGCAGCATTTTCGCCAGCGACGACGAAACGAAAGTGATCGACCCGGAATTCGCCTTTTACGGCCCGATCGGGTTTGACCTCGGCCAATTCTTTGCGAATTTGCTGTTAAATGCGTTGTCCCGCCCTGAATCCGAGCGCCGGCCGCTCTTTGACCATATCGACCTAACATGGGACGTCTTTGCGTCCATCTTCTCGCAGCTTTGGCGCACGGAAAGCGTGGAAACGTACGCCGCGACGCCCGGTTTGCTTGAAGATGTACTCCGGCATGCGTTCGTTGACGCCGTCGGTTTTGCCGGCTGCGAAGTGATCCGCCGAACGATCGGCCTCGCCCATGTGGCCGACCTTGACGGCATTGAGCAAAAAGAGGCGCGCCTTGCCGCCAAGCGGCATGCGCTTCGCCTCGGCCGCCGCCTGATCGTGGAGCGCGCTGAATTGACGGGAACAGACGGCTTCCGCCGACTGTTTGCCGAAACGGAACGATAA
- a CDS encoding methylated-DNA--[protein]-cysteine S-methyltransferase yields the protein MTIEYAVYRSELFGDIYIASDGEAIVKVELFPEEWRAFAGEHPAVKSRSPLLECALRQLDEYFHGRRQAFDLPLKWKGTAFQEEVWAALCRIPYGETATYADIAAQIGRPKAMRAVGQANRANELSILVPCHRVVGKNGALIGYAGSRTDVKEKLLELERRYK from the coding sequence ATGACGATTGAATATGCAGTATACCGCTCAGAGCTGTTCGGCGACATTTACATCGCCTCCGACGGCGAAGCGATTGTGAAAGTCGAGCTGTTTCCAGAAGAATGGCGCGCGTTCGCCGGCGAACATCCGGCTGTCAAAAGCCGGTCGCCGCTTCTTGAATGCGCGCTTAGGCAGCTGGATGAGTATTTCCACGGACGACGCCAGGCATTTGATTTGCCGCTGAAGTGGAAGGGAACAGCCTTCCAAGAAGAGGTGTGGGCGGCGCTTTGCCGCATCCCATACGGCGAGACGGCGACATACGCTGACATCGCCGCGCAAATCGGCCGCCCGAAAGCGATGCGCGCCGTCGGCCAGGCAAACCGGGCGAATGAACTGTCGATTCTCGTTCCGTGCCACCGTGTTGTCGGCAAAAACGGCGCTCTCATTGGCTATGCCGGAAGCCGCACCGATGTAAAGGAGAAGCTGCTCGAGCTTGAGCGGCGCTATAAGTAG
- a CDS encoding sugar ABC transporter substrate-binding protein, whose protein sequence is MKRFKALSSLFLLFFAAFSVLAGCTNEQDAMSSKPANETKQTSNKGDTSSSNSQTATSGEQAAIPEKLKKPVKIAAIMQLSIGTFSSQYIAGVKEQVQKFGGEVQIYNADNDLTKMASYVETAITQNVDAILLDHGRADALEGPVKKAVAKGIPVVAFDNDLNIPGVTVIDQDDYSLAWKTLKTLAEDLNGEGNIVTIWVGGFTPMERRHVIYDAFKKRYPNIKEIAKFGTASANTALDTQTQMEAILKKYPNKGDIDAVFATWDEFAKGATRAIEQAGRTEIKVYGIDLSDEDLQMIQKPNSPWVATTATDPAEVGRVQVRFAYQKIAGEKTPNIYSLEPHLVKRSDLPDKQVSMNELSQYIPGWGQSNVAISPWMKTLEAQVNKK, encoded by the coding sequence ATGAAACGATTTAAGGCCTTATCTTCCCTTTTTCTTCTTTTCTTTGCCGCATTCTCCGTCTTAGCCGGCTGCACGAACGAGCAAGACGCCATGAGCTCCAAGCCAGCCAATGAAACGAAGCAAACAAGCAACAAAGGCGACACGTCATCATCAAACAGCCAAACCGCAACAAGCGGCGAGCAGGCGGCCATTCCGGAAAAACTGAAAAAACCGGTGAAAATCGCCGCCATTATGCAACTGTCCATCGGCACGTTCTCATCGCAATACATCGCCGGCGTCAAAGAACAAGTGCAAAAATTCGGCGGTGAAGTGCAAATTTACAACGCGGACAACGATTTAACCAAAATGGCATCGTATGTTGAGACGGCCATTACCCAAAATGTGGACGCCATTTTGCTTGATCACGGCCGCGCTGATGCGCTCGAAGGCCCGGTGAAAAAAGCCGTCGCCAAAGGCATTCCAGTTGTGGCGTTTGACAACGATTTGAACATTCCCGGCGTCACCGTCATCGACCAAGACGACTACAGCCTCGCCTGGAAAACATTAAAAACGCTCGCAGAAGACTTAAACGGAGAAGGCAACATCGTCACGATTTGGGTCGGCGGCTTTACCCCGATGGAACGCCGCCATGTCATTTATGACGCGTTCAAAAAACGCTATCCGAACATTAAAGAAATCGCCAAGTTCGGCACGGCGAGCGCCAACACAGCTTTGGACACGCAAACGCAAATGGAAGCGATTTTGAAAAAATATCCGAATAAAGGCGATATCGACGCTGTCTTCGCGACATGGGACGAATTCGCCAAAGGAGCGACGCGCGCCATCGAGCAAGCCGGGCGCACAGAAATTAAAGTGTACGGCATCGATTTAAGCGATGAAGACTTGCAAATGATCCAAAAACCAAACAGCCCATGGGTGGCGACAACGGCGACCGACCCAGCCGAAGTCGGCCGCGTCCAAGTGCGGTTCGCGTATCAAAAAATCGCCGGAGAAAAAACGCCGAATATTTACTCGCTTGAGCCGCACTTAGTGAAACGGTCCGATCTTCCGGACAAACAAGTGTCGATGAATGAGCTTTCACAATACATTCCGGGCTGGGGGCAATCCAATGTCGCCATCTCGCCGTGGATGAAAACGTTGGAAGCCCAGGTGAACAAAAAATGA